Genomic window (Nitrososphaerales archaeon):
ATGCGTATTTCGGGTACAATAGTCCCTGCTGGAAGAATTTTTAACATGACTGCGGACTTTAGTGAGCAGAAACTTACATTCAAGGAGCCTTCAATAAAGACAGTTGCGTTAACGCTTACTCCAGAAAATGCATTACCGTTCGGTGAATATAGGATCACAGTTAGTGCTCAATATAACGATGTAACATATTCTAAGATCCTTCGGTTAACAGTAGTGCCTAGCAAGGTCTAACAGATGAACGTTCCATCTATTGATGCTGCCATAGGAATGGAAGTCTATTCAACAGATATAGACGGAATTGGAGGTGCTATCAAACAAAATATGGAGCAATTTTTTGTTGAAGAACTCTTGTATAACGGATTGCTCGATCTGTCGAGTGATGCTGATGAAGAACACGAATATCCTATATACATATTGCAGAAAGAAGGAATTGATTCTAACCATGCAATCACGGAAGTTAAGATCGCTACCGGCCTGAAGTTAAAAGTAGTGGGACTGAAGGACGCAAAGGCTATAACAAGACAGTATGTTGGTTCAGTTAGAAAGTGCAGCAACGCTACCCCATGTATTGTTACCAGACATTGCGTACTGCACCTATTAGGATATACTAGAAAACCAATTACAAAAGCAAATCTCGTAGGGAATAGATTTACCATTTCCGTCACGGGATCTTGGACGAATAATTTAGAGCAAACCCTTATCAAGTTTGAGAAAATTATTTCGGAAAATCGTATCGCAAACTTCTATGGCTACCAGAGATTTGGGGGTTCGAGGGCGGTAACGCATTTGGTTGGGCGTGAGATTATAAGAAGAAATTTCAAGTCTGCAGTGGAAATATTTCTTTCCTATCCTAGCATGTACGACAGGAAGGAAATAGCAAAGATCAGGGCAGCGTGTATGGATAGCTCAAACATCCCACATATACTAAAAATTATGCCTAAACAAATGGATCTGGAAAGGATTTTGTTGCAAGAGCTCGCTGCAAGCAACGATCCCTTTAGAGCTATCAGAAGGCTACCAGTAACCATTAGGCGCTTATTTGTTCAAGCTTATCAATCATATTTGTTCAACAGATCTTTAAGTATTGCGATCAAAAGAGGGTATGATACAGCAGTGCCAACTGATGGAGACATATGCTTCAATATTGCAAACAATCGTGTTATTGGGATCAAGCGATTTGCTAGAAACGATGCATACGTGCAGGTGCCTGCAATACCAATGGTAGGTTACGCGTTTAGAGATGATAATAAGTTTAGTTCTATTGTAAAACAGGTTATGAGTGAAGAAAATATATCGAAAGATGATTTCTATGTTAGGGAAATGCAGGAGGTTAGCGTGGAGGGCGGTCTTAGACAGGCTTCGTTATTCTGCAATGACTTTTCTTACACGTTAAACGAATCTCTCAAATTACAATTTGGTTTGTGCAAGGGATGTTATGCGACAGTTTTGCTTAGAGAATTGATGAAACCTACAGATCCAATTGCGGCAGGTTTTTAATCAGTATCTTTTATACGCACCACATCTTTAGCTGACTCTACTTGAACAGTGGTATGGGAGATATCGAACTTCGTTTTCAACATCTCACGGATCGAGTCTACAATCTTAGCAGATTCGCTCACCATCTGATCTTTTACTATGACATGACCACTTAGAGCGTTAATGCCAGATGATATGGTCCACACGTGCAAATCATGTATATCTATCACACCATCAATTTTTTTGATCTCTGATACTATCTTTTTTACTTCTACAGTGGCAGGTGTACCCTCGAGTAAGATATGCACCGATTCTTTCAGTATTTTAATCGCACCTCTGGCAATAAGACCCGCTATTAAGAAAGCAATTATAGGATCTATTACATAATAATTTGTAGTGGCTACTAGAGCACCTGCAATTATAACACCTATAGATGATATCGCGTCATAAAATACATGCACGTATGCGGCACGTACATTAATACTGGTTTCTCTGGCTTCTCTAAGAATAAATGCCATTATGATATTTGCTGCGAATCCTATAATGGCGATGCTGAGCAAAACTACCGGCTCTATACTTGGTGGATCAAACAGGCGTGTATATGCTTCCTTAACTACTAAACCTGCAATTACTGCAAGTGTTATGCCATTTGCGAAGGCAGCAAGAATCTCTGCCCTGTGATATCCATAAGTCAGTCGTTTTGTATGCTCTTTTGTAGCCAAGCCTATTGCAAGGAGACTAATTGATAGGGCCATAACATCCCCAAAAAGATGTCCTGCATCGCTCAACAAAGCTATGCTGTTACTAAGAATGGCTCCAAATATCTCCAATATAGTTATTGCTGATGCTATAGCAAGTGCTATGCTTAACTTTCGCTTGATGGCGTAATTGAGTTGCATTATAAACATACACTGTCTGTTTAGAAAATATAAACTCTCAACTCATACGGAGAACATGTTTTAGTTCTCTATCATTATAGATGCTTGGATGATTCTTATCAACCAAGATACACTCAAACCAGTAATATTTACCATCCTTATGTAAATAGTATGAACCTATAACTTGCATGTTAGGATGCTTCTGAGCAACACGCCTTTCTGCAACCTTGCGCATGCTATCAGATTGCTTTATTCTTACTACGCCAAAGTGTTTTGGTCTTCTCCCCGCCTTTGGTCTCTGTTTTCTCATACCACCCCTTCCAACTCTAACTCTTACTACTATGAATCCTTGTTTCGCTTTGTAGCCTAATCTTCTAGCCCTAGAAATGTTCGACGGCCTATCTATTCGAAGCATAGATGGCTGCTGTCTCCATTCTATTGCTTTAGATTTCAATTCTTCAGAACGTTCTTTCCACAGCTTTTGCCATGTTGCGGTAATGTGACTATACATGTTAATAGCAACGAATCTTGAGAGGCTATATATGTCATCCTCCCTAAGTTACAATCCAAACGATCGCACAAATTACTTCTGATATGCTAAAATAAGGTAAAAAAGTGGTCGTGAAGAATAGGAAAAACCTATGCTTTCTTGACCTCGATTTCTATTGTTGATACGTTTCTCGATTTTCCGTCTTGCGATTGCAACGTCTCTGAACCGATCCTAACATCGCCTAGGTTATACCCTACCGATGCCATCCTCTTGAGAATTATCTGAGAGACATCGACTGCCCTTGTTATACTCAGTCCTCTTGCCTTGATGGTTATGGATGGTTCGTTCGCCAGCTGCACTATGGACGCTGTGACATAAGTCATCAGCGGTTTCTTGCCGATATAGATTTCATTTGATGGTTTGGACATCGTCAAACCTATTATTGATGGCAATATAAATTCTATTACCCGCACGCTGTAATAATCTTCAGCAAATTTTCGTATTTAGAGGGTTTATATTATGTATGGTGATTGACTTTAACGAAGGAGGTGCACCGTACGGGATTTAACCGAGGCTTCAGTTCTGGTCCAAAACCAGTTGAGCAAGGTAAGGAATACGATGTAAACGTTACCGAGGTCAGCCGAAGAGGCGATGGCATAGCAAGAATTCAGGGATTCGTTATCTTTGTCAAGGGCGGTCAGGTTGGCCAGACCTGTAAAGTCAAAATTACGCAGGTGGGAAACAGGTTCGCAACGGCTGAGATAGTATAGTAGATCTGTTTCAATGTAGGGTTTTTTGGTCAAATATTTTTTGTATTTTTTTTA
Coding sequences:
- the truD gene encoding tRNA pseudouridine(13) synthase TruD, with the translated sequence MNVPSIDAAIGMEVYSTDIDGIGGAIKQNMEQFFVEELLYNGLLDLSSDADEEHEYPIYILQKEGIDSNHAITEVKIATGLKLKVVGLKDAKAITRQYVGSVRKCSNATPCIVTRHCVLHLLGYTRKPITKANLVGNRFTISVTGSWTNNLEQTLIKFEKIISENRIANFYGYQRFGGSRAVTHLVGREIIRRNFKSAVEIFLSYPSMYDRKEIAKIRAACMDSSNIPHILKIMPKQMDLERILLQELAASNDPFRAIRRLPVTIRRLFVQAYQSYLFNRSLSIAIKRGYDTAVPTDGDICFNIANNRVIGIKRFARNDAYVQVPAIPMVGYAFRDDNKFSSIVKQVMSEENISKDDFYVREMQEVSVEGGLRQASLFCNDFSYTLNESLKLQFGLCKGCYATVLLRELMKPTDPIAAGF
- a CDS encoding cation diffusion facilitator family transporter, which gives rise to MQLNYAIKRKLSIALAIASAITILEIFGAILSNSIALLSDAGHLFGDVMALSISLLAIGLATKEHTKRLTYGYHRAEILAAFANGITLAVIAGLVVKEAYTRLFDPPSIEPVVLLSIAIIGFAANIIMAFILREARETSINVRAAYVHVFYDAISSIGVIIAGALVATTNYYVIDPIIAFLIAGLIARGAIKILKESVHILLEGTPATVEVKKIVSEIKKIDGVIDIHDLHVWTISSGINALSGHVIVKDQMVSESAKIVDSIREMLKTKFDISHTTVQVESAKDVVRIKDTD
- a CDS encoding 50S ribosomal protein L15e; amino-acid sequence: MYSHITATWQKLWKERSEELKSKAIEWRQQPSMLRIDRPSNISRARRLGYKAKQGFIVVRVRVGRGGMRKQRPKAGRRPKHFGVVRIKQSDSMRKVAERRVAQKHPNMQVIGSYYLHKDGKYYWFECILVDKNHPSIYNDRELKHVLRMS
- a CDS encoding DNA-binding protein; this encodes MSKPSNEIYIGKKPLMTYVTASIVQLANEPSITIKARGLSITRAVDVSQIILKRMASVGYNLGDVRIGSETLQSQDGKSRNVSTIEIEVKKA
- a CDS encoding TRAM domain-containing protein; its protein translation is MTLTKEVHRTGFNRGFSSGPKPVEQGKEYDVNVTEVSRRGDGIARIQGFVIFVKGGQVGQTCKVKITQVGNRFATAEIV